Proteins encoded by one window of Melanotaenia boesemani isolate fMelBoe1 chromosome 10, fMelBoe1.pri, whole genome shotgun sequence:
- the LOC121648085 gene encoding calcium and integrin-binding protein 1-like yields the protein MGTTASHIGKDLLSEYQELTFLTKQEILLAHKRFTELLPKEVKHDPETRVPMKTILTLPELKSNPFGKRICYVFSTAPQKDGSLTFEDFLDLLSAFSDSATLEIKSHYAFRIFDFDDDGTLNCDDLEKLVNCLTGETDETRLTSQEMSQLISNILEESDIDKDGTVNLSEFQHVISRSPDFVSSFKIVL from the exons ATGGGAACTACGGCAAGTCACATCGGGAAGGATTTGCTGTCAGAATACCAA GAGCTGACCTTCCTGACAAAACAAGAAATCCTTCT TGCCCACAAGAGATTCACCGAACTTCTCCCTAAAGAGGTGAAACATGATCCAGAGACCAGAGTGCCAATGAAAACAATTTTAACTCTACCTGAGCTTAAG TCCAACCCTTTCGGGAAGAGAATCTGCTATGTATTCTCAACAGCTCCACAAAAAGATGGAAGCCTCACCTTTGAAGACTTCTTGGATCTCTTGAGTGCCTTCAGTGATTCAGCTACTCTGGAAATCAAATCTCACTATGCATTCCGTATATTTg ACTTTGATGACGATGGAACTCTTAATTGTGATGATCTGGAGAAGCTGGTTAACTGCTTGACTGGTGAGACAGATGAAACACGACTAACCAGCCAGGAAATGTCACAGCTTATCAGCAAT ATTCTGGAAGAGTCAGACATTGACAAGGATGGGACCGTGAACCTCTCTGAGTTTCAACATGTCATTTCAAGATCACCAGATTTTGTCAG TTCTTTCAAGATTGTGCTGTGA
- the LOC121648084 gene encoding RCC1 domain-containing protein 1-like isoform X1, translating to MRWFGFGFNAFGQICSHEKFDKGDAVKELKVSTPTDLRCREDKSSCCCLKTNQVRASWSRRASLHAHGDSCCVCLTGFGASVSHESCGACLIESRECKDASISESHLTLVFPDRIESWDLQEKDKTPSWSRKIINQAESSALKLPLVPGGYIASKPPFFHCLSPHLQVKSLALGGEHAVLLTVTGTVYTWGQGSHGQLGHEGLVSEEEPRTVEALWGVPISSVAAGSWHSVCISDGGDLYVWGWNESGQLGLPSRGLRKASEQKPGQQAGELCQDADTSGTTEKHEEVFIAIQAFPALLDVTPSCDFRTVSCGSRHTAAVTTKGDLYTWGWGEYGQLGHQTLKSSDEPQCVEFFKTGQMHVVDVVCGPWNTFTAVVKDEVTINLPLKPPDEH from the exons atGCGCTGGTTTGGGTTTGGTTTCAACGCTTTTGGGCAAATATGTAGCCATGAAAAATTTGATAAAGGCGACGCTGTCAAGGAATTGAAAGTGAGTACACCGACAGACCTGAGGTGTCGCGAGGACAAAAGTAGTTGCTGCTGCTTGAAGACGAATCAAGTCAGAGCAAGTTGGAGTCGAAGAGCATCTTTGCATGCGCATG GGgacagctgctgtgtgtgtctgacagGTTTTGGAGCTTCAGTATCACATGAGTCCTGCGGCGCTTGTTTGATCGAAAGCCGAGAATGTAAAGATGCATCCATTAGTGAATCGCATCTTACACTCGTTTTCCCGGACAGGATTGAATCCTGGGACCTGCAGGAGAAGGATAAGACTCCATCATGGAGCAGGAAGATAATCAACCAGGCAGAGAGCTCTG CTCTTAAATTGCCATTAGTCCCAGGCGGTTATATAGCCTCAAAACCTCCCTTTTTTCACTGCTTGTCACCACACCTTCAAGTCAAGAGCCTTGCACTGGGTGGAGAACATGCTGTCCTCCTCACTGTCACTGGAACTGTTTACACCTGGGGACAGGGCAG TCATGGTCAGTTGGGGCATGAAGGACTCGTCTCTGAAGAGGAGCCAAGGACAGTGGAGGCACTGTGGGGCGTGCCTATAAGCTCTGTGGCTGCAGGAAGCTGGCACTCTGTCTGTATTAGTG ATGGGGGTGATCTGTATGTGTGGGGTTGGAATGAGAGTGGTCAGCTTGGGCTTCCATCACGAGGCCTGAGGAAAGCCTCAGAACAGAAACCTGGCCAGCAAGCAG GAGAATTGTGCCAAGATGCTGATACATCTGGTACTACAGAGAAGCACGAAGAAGTATTCATTGCAATCCAGGCATTTCCAGCTCTGCTGGATGTCACTCCGTCATGTGATTTCAGGACAGTCAGCTGTGGCTCTCGACATACAGCTGCAGTAACAA CCAAAGGTGACCTTTACACTTGGGGATGGG gtGAATATGGCCAACTTGGACATCAAACACTTAAGAGTTCAGATGAACCTCAGTGTGTTGAGTTTTTCAAGACTGGACAAATGCATGTTGTCGACGTAGTGTGCGGGCCATGGAACACTTTCACTGCAGTTGTCAAAGACGAAGTAACCATAAACTTACCACTAAAGCCCCCAGATGAACATTAG
- the LOC121648084 gene encoding RCC1 domain-containing protein 1-like isoform X2, with amino-acid sequence MRWFGFGFNAFGQICSHEKFDKGDAVKELKVSTPTDLRCREDKSSCCCLKTNQVRASWSRRASLHAHGFGASVSHESCGACLIESRECKDASISESHLTLVFPDRIESWDLQEKDKTPSWSRKIINQAESSALKLPLVPGGYIASKPPFFHCLSPHLQVKSLALGGEHAVLLTVTGTVYTWGQGSHGQLGHEGLVSEEEPRTVEALWGVPISSVAAGSWHSVCISDGGDLYVWGWNESGQLGLPSRGLRKASEQKPGQQAGELCQDADTSGTTEKHEEVFIAIQAFPALLDVTPSCDFRTVSCGSRHTAAVTTKGDLYTWGWGEYGQLGHQTLKSSDEPQCVEFFKTGQMHVVDVVCGPWNTFTAVVKDEVTINLPLKPPDEH; translated from the exons atGCGCTGGTTTGGGTTTGGTTTCAACGCTTTTGGGCAAATATGTAGCCATGAAAAATTTGATAAAGGCGACGCTGTCAAGGAATTGAAAGTGAGTACACCGACAGACCTGAGGTGTCGCGAGGACAAAAGTAGTTGCTGCTGCTTGAAGACGAATCAAGTCAGAGCAAGTTGGAGTCGAAGAGCATCTTTGCATGCGCATG GTTTTGGAGCTTCAGTATCACATGAGTCCTGCGGCGCTTGTTTGATCGAAAGCCGAGAATGTAAAGATGCATCCATTAGTGAATCGCATCTTACACTCGTTTTCCCGGACAGGATTGAATCCTGGGACCTGCAGGAGAAGGATAAGACTCCATCATGGAGCAGGAAGATAATCAACCAGGCAGAGAGCTCTG CTCTTAAATTGCCATTAGTCCCAGGCGGTTATATAGCCTCAAAACCTCCCTTTTTTCACTGCTTGTCACCACACCTTCAAGTCAAGAGCCTTGCACTGGGTGGAGAACATGCTGTCCTCCTCACTGTCACTGGAACTGTTTACACCTGGGGACAGGGCAG TCATGGTCAGTTGGGGCATGAAGGACTCGTCTCTGAAGAGGAGCCAAGGACAGTGGAGGCACTGTGGGGCGTGCCTATAAGCTCTGTGGCTGCAGGAAGCTGGCACTCTGTCTGTATTAGTG ATGGGGGTGATCTGTATGTGTGGGGTTGGAATGAGAGTGGTCAGCTTGGGCTTCCATCACGAGGCCTGAGGAAAGCCTCAGAACAGAAACCTGGCCAGCAAGCAG GAGAATTGTGCCAAGATGCTGATACATCTGGTACTACAGAGAAGCACGAAGAAGTATTCATTGCAATCCAGGCATTTCCAGCTCTGCTGGATGTCACTCCGTCATGTGATTTCAGGACAGTCAGCTGTGGCTCTCGACATACAGCTGCAGTAACAA CCAAAGGTGACCTTTACACTTGGGGATGGG gtGAATATGGCCAACTTGGACATCAAACACTTAAGAGTTCAGATGAACCTCAGTGTGTTGAGTTTTTCAAGACTGGACAAATGCATGTTGTCGACGTAGTGTGCGGGCCATGGAACACTTTCACTGCAGTTGTCAAAGACGAAGTAACCATAAACTTACCACTAAAGCCCCCAGATGAACATTAG